A segment of the Fusobacterium sp. JB019 genome:
CATTTTTGTGGTAAAAGATACAAATTTAATAGAGATGACTTAAAAGAATTTTTAGAAAAATAAAATATTTTAAAATAGGAAATATAATTATTTCCTATTTTTTTTATGTTTTTTTATATAATAGGACATCTGTCCTATAAAAAAAAATAGAATAGTTGTACTCTTTATATAGAACAAAATTTTCTAAAAAAAATCTTTTCAACAAAAAAAAGAACAGAGGGTGATGGAAATGAGGGGAATAGTAGGAATTGTAGTAGTTATTTTTATAGGGTGGTTATTATCTTATGAAAGAAAAAGTGTAAACTGGAGAATTATTGGGGCAGGATTTTCACTTCAAATTTTATTTGCATTTATTGTTTTAAAAACTAAAGTGGGTGCTTATATTTTAGGAAAGATGGCAGCAGGAATTTCCAGTATAATGTTTCAAGCTAATGCGGGAATAAGTTTTTTGTTTGGAAGTTTAGGCTCTCCTGATAATTTAGGTATGATATTTGCATTTCAAGTTTTACCTTTGATTGTTTTTTTTGGAGCGTTAGTTTCTGTTTTATATTATCTAGGAATTATGCAATTAGTAATAAAATATATAGGAGGTTTTATAGGTAAAGTTGTAGGTACTAAAGAAGTTGAATCTATCTCAGCAGCAGCGAATATATTTTTAGGACAAACAGATGCTCCTCTTTTAGTAAAACCTTATATATCCAATTTAAGTCGGTCAGAATTATTTGCAGTTTTAACTGGTGGGGTTGCCTCTGTTTCAGGAACAGTTTTAGCAGGTTATGCAGCTTTGGGAGTTCCCATGAAATATTTAATTGCAGGATCATTTATGGCAGCTCCAAGTGGTCTTATTTTTGCAAAGTTAATAATGCCAGAAAAATCTGGAAATATAAAAGATAATAAAAAAGTTGTGTTTCATAAAAGTGAAGCAGTGAATATAGCTGATGCAGCAGCAAAAGGAACTATGGATGGATTGAAAATGGCAGTTTCTATGGGGGCATTGTTAGTTGCGTTTATAGGATTGATAACTTTGGCGAATACTATAGTTGCTGACATAGGTGGATTTTTTGGAGTGAATATTACAATTCAAAAAATATTAGGATATTTATTTTCTCCTTTAGCTTATGTTATGGGAATTCCTTGGAATGAAGCAGTTACAGCAGGAAGTCTTTTAGGAGAAAAGATGGTATTAAATGAATTTGTTGCATATGCTTCTTTTGGTAAAATAATGGATGGATTATCAGAAAAGACAATAACAATTATGAGTTTTGCTCTTTTAGGATTTGCAAATATTTCTTCAATAGCAATTTTAATAGGAGGAGTTGGAGGATTAGCTCCTGATAGGAAAAAAGATATTGCTAAAATGGGGGTAAGAGCTATCTTAGGAGGATTTTTGGCATCAATATTAAATGGGATAATAGCAGGAGTATTTTTTGGATAATATTAAAGTTCTTCAGCTAGATCTAAAAATTTTTCTTTATCAATAACAATTATAGAATGTTTAGTTTTGATAATGATATTTTCTTTGAGAAGATATTTTATAACTCTAGTAAGATTTCTATAACTAGAATTTAATTTAATAGATAATTCTTTTAAAGAATCGAAGTAAATTTTAAAATTATTTTGAATAATATAATTAACAAGTAAAGATTTTAGATTTAGAGATTTATTCGCAATAACAATATGATTAGTATCAAGAATTTTTTTATTAGTTTCAATACATAAAAGTTTCCAAAAATAAACATTGTCATTTAAAAAAATATCAATAATATTAAAGGGTAATAAAATTATAGTGGTGTCTCCAATGGCAGAGACATCGTATATAGTATTGCATTTGTTAACATACTCAACATCTCCAAAAAAATCTCCTTTTTCAAGAGAGTTTAAAAAAAGATGTTTTCCAGAGGATGTTATATATGAAATTTCAACTTTACCCTTTACAATAAAATATATATTATTTACTTTGTTGTGTGAGTTTAAAATTATTTCATTTGGAGAATAATTTTTTATAAAAATTTTAGATTTGATTTTAGGGGTAATTATATGTGAAAGATGATTGTTATAGATATAGTCGTCAATATTCATTTTAGCTCCTTAAAAATAAAAATATGTAATATAATTATATCATAAGATGAAAATAAAAGATAAAATAGAGGAGGAAATTATGAGAGCAGTAGATATAATACAAGACAAAAGAGATGGTAAAATTCTTTCTAAAGAGGAAATTAGTTTTCTTTTAGATGGTTATTTAAAAGGTGAAATTCCTGATTATCAAATGTCATCTTTTTTAATGGCAGTATATTTTAAAGGGATGTCTAAAGAAGAATTGAAAGTGTTTACGGAAAAAATGGTGAATAGTGGAGAAATAATAAAATTTGAAGGAGTGAATAAATTTTTAATAGATAAACATTCTACTGGTGGAGTTGGAGATAAAACAACAATTGCTTTAGCTGGTTTGTTTGCTAGTTTTGATATAGGGACTGCTAAACTTTCTGGTAGAGGGCTTGGACATACAGGAGGAACAATAGATAAATTTGAATCAATAGAAGGATTTACTTTTCCTCAAACAAAGGAAGAATTAATATGTATGACAAATACAACAGGAACTGGAGTAATGGGAGCTTCAAGTAAAATAGTTCCACTTGATAAAAAAATATATGCGTTAAGGGATGTTACAGCTACAGTTCAGAGTATACCATTAATTGCAAGTTCAATAATGAGTAAAAAACTTGCAGTTCATGCAGATGGTTTAATTTTGGATGTTAAAGTTGGTTCAGGAGCTTTTATGAAAAATATTGAAGAAGCAAGAAAATTAGCAAAATCTATGTTGGATATAGGGGAAAGTTTTGGAAGAAAAGTAGCAGCAATATTAACTAATATGGATGAACCTCTAGGATTAGCAGTAGGAAATTCAAATGAAGTAATAGAAGCAATAGAAACTTTAAAAGGAAAAGGACCTGAAGATTTTACAGAACTTGTAGAGACTCTAACAGCAATGGCTCTAATGATAAAGGGTGATGTTAAAGATTTAGAAACAGGTAAATTAAAAGTTAAAGAAGTTATAGAGTCAGGGAAGGCAATTAAATATTTAAAAGATTTTATAAAATATGCAGGAGGAAATCCTGATTTGACAGATGATTATTCTTTATTACCTTTAGCTAAAAATGAATTTTTAGTTAAAGCTGATTGTAATGGTTGGGTAAAGGGAATAGAAGCAGAAAAAGTAGGAAAAGCGGGAATGGTTTTAGGAGCAGGAAGAGCAACAAAAGAAGATATTATAGATCATTCAGTAGGTGTTATTCTTAATAAAAAAACAGGAGATAAAGTTAAAATAGGAGATGTTATAGCTAAACTGCAATATAATGATAATAAAAACTTAGATTCATCTATTAATTTTATAAAGGAAGCTTTTGAAATTTCAAAAGAAAAAGCTATACCTAAAAAAGTAATATTTGAAATTCATACTGTAAATATATAGATAAAAAATAAAAAAAAGAATATACTAATAAGGAGAAATAAAAAATGAAAATAAATAAATATATCGATCATACACTTTTAAAGGCTGTAGCAACATCAGAAGATATTGAGAAATTATGTGAGGAAGCTAAAGAATATAACTTTGCTTCAGTGTGTGTAAATAGTTGTTATGTAAAAACATGTTTTGAAATATTAAAGGGTACAGATGTTAAGGTTTGTGCAGTTATTGGATTTCCTTTGGGAGCAATGTCAACAGCAAGCAAAATTTTTGAAGCTAAGGATTGTATAAAAAATGGAGCTAAAGAAGTAGATATGGTTATAAATGTGGGGATGCTAAAAGCCAAAAAATATAACTATATTGAAGAAGAAATACGAAAAATAAAAGAAGCTGTAGGAGAAAATATATTAAAAGTAATAATTGAAACTTGTTATTTAACAGATGCTGAAAAAATTAAAGTTTGCGAACTTTCAATGAAGGCTCATGCTGATTTTGTAAAGACTTCAACAGGATTTGGAACAGGAGGTGCAACTTTTGAAGATGTAGCTTTAATGAAAAAAGTAGTTGGAAATATTTGTAAAGTTAAGGCTTCTGGTGGAGTAAGAGATTTAAAAACAGCATTAAAATATATTGAAATAGGAGCAGAAAGACTTGGAACGAGTTCAGGAATTAAACTTATGAAAGGAGAGTAATATGGATTCTATAAAAAGAGTGATATTAATAGTACTGGATAGTGCTGGTGTAGGTGAATTACCAGATGCTGAATTATTTGGAGATGTGGGATCGAATACTTTTGGACATATAGGAGAAATAACAGGAGGACTAGATTTACCTAACATGCAAAAATTAGGGTTAGGAAATATTATTGAGATAAAAGGTGTTCCTAAAGAAAAAAAACCTACAGGATTATATGGGAAAGCTAAAGAGTTAGCAAAAGGAAAAGATACAACAACAGGTCACTGGGAAATAGCTGGACTTGTAACAAAGACTCCATTTCCTACTTATCCTAATGGATTTCCAAAAGATACAATAGAAGAATTTGAAAAAAGAACAGGAAGAAAAATATTATGTAACTTACCATATTCAGGAACAGAAGTAATAAATGATTATGGAGATGAAGCAGTTAAAAATAAAAACTTTATAGTTTATACAAGTGCAGATCCAGTTTTTCAAATAGCAGCTCATGAAAAACACATTTCATTAGATGAATTGTATGAAGCTTGCAAAGTTGCATTAGAAATATGTAATGAAAAATCTCCAGTAGCTAGAGTTATAGCAAGACCGTTTATAGGAAAAAATGGGGATTATACGAGAACATCTAATAGACATGACTTTTCGGTTCTTCCTTCTGGGAAAACTCTTTTAGACGAATTAAAAGAAAATAAGTTAGATGTTATTAGTATAGGGAAAATAAGTGATATTTTTGCAGGTCAAGGAATAACTAAAAATAAAGGAAGTAATAAAGATAATTTAGATGGAATTTTAAAAACAATAGCTGCTATAGAAGAAGATACCAAGGGTCTAATTTTTACTAATTTAGTTGATTTTGATGCTAAGTACGGACATAGAAGAAATGCCTTTGGATATAAAGAAGCTTTAGAAGAATTTGATAATTATCTTCCTAAAATAATTTCAAAAATGAAGGATTCAGATTTATTAATTATAACAGCAGATCATGGCTGTGATCCTACATTTAAAGGAACAGATCATACAAGAGAATATATACCTATTTTAGCCTATTCAAAAAATATAAAAAGTGGTAATATAGGTATAAGAGAAAGCTTTTCGGATATAGCTGCAACAATAAAAAAAATATTATTAGAAAAAGAAGAAAAAAATAGTTTTATAAAATAAAGGGGGAATATATGAATGAAGATCAGATATTATCTTATATTGATGAAGCTATAAAAGTAAGATCCAAAGCTTACGCAAAGTATTCTAATTTTAAGGTAGGGGCTATACTTATAGATAATAAAGATAATATGTACAAAGGGGTTAATGTTGAAAATAGCTCCTATGGATTGTCAAATTGTGCAGAGAGAAGTGCTATATTTTCTGCAGTTTCAGGTGGAATGAAAAATATAAAAGTTCTTTGTGTTGTAGGGGATACATCGAATCCAATATCTCCTTGTGGAGCATGTAGACAAGTTATAAAAGAATTTTCAAATGATGAAACAGTTATTATTCTTTCTAATTTAAAAAAAGAATATAAAGTATATAATATTGAAGAATTGCTTCCTTATGGTTTTAAATTATAAAATGAAATGAGGGAAAAAGATGTCTAGGCAAATAACTAATAGAGTTTTTATGGTGAAACCAATAAAATTTGATTATAACAAAGAAACAGCTAAAGATAATATTTATCAAAAAAATAATAATTTAAAGAAAGAAGAGATTCAAAAAAGAGCATTAAAAGAATTTGAATTATTAGTGGATAAATTAAAAAAAAATGGAGTAGAAGTAAATGTTTTTAAGGATACGCTTTTACCTGAAACTCCAGATAGTAT
Coding sequences within it:
- a CDS encoding nucleoside transporter C-terminal domain-containing protein, giving the protein MRGIVGIVVVIFIGWLLSYERKSVNWRIIGAGFSLQILFAFIVLKTKVGAYILGKMAAGISSIMFQANAGISFLFGSLGSPDNLGMIFAFQVLPLIVFFGALVSVLYYLGIMQLVIKYIGGFIGKVVGTKEVESISAAANIFLGQTDAPLLVKPYISNLSRSELFAVLTGGVASVSGTVLAGYAALGVPMKYLIAGSFMAAPSGLIFAKLIMPEKSGNIKDNKKVVFHKSEAVNIADAAAKGTMDGLKMAVSMGALLVAFIGLITLANTIVADIGGFFGVNITIQKILGYLFSPLAYVMGIPWNEAVTAGSLLGEKMVLNEFVAYASFGKIMDGLSEKTITIMSFALLGFANISSIAILIGGVGGLAPDRKKDIAKMGVRAILGGFLASILNGIIAGVFFG
- the deoC gene encoding deoxyribose-phosphate aldolase; amino-acid sequence: MKINKYIDHTLLKAVATSEDIEKLCEEAKEYNFASVCVNSCYVKTCFEILKGTDVKVCAVIGFPLGAMSTASKIFEAKDCIKNGAKEVDMVINVGMLKAKKYNYIEEEIRKIKEAVGENILKVIIETCYLTDAEKIKVCELSMKAHADFVKTSTGFGTGGATFEDVALMKKVVGNICKVKASGGVRDLKTALKYIEIGAERLGTSSGIKLMKGE
- a CDS encoding phosphopentomutase encodes the protein MDSIKRVILIVLDSAGVGELPDAELFGDVGSNTFGHIGEITGGLDLPNMQKLGLGNIIEIKGVPKEKKPTGLYGKAKELAKGKDTTTGHWEIAGLVTKTPFPTYPNGFPKDTIEEFEKRTGRKILCNLPYSGTEVINDYGDEAVKNKNFIVYTSADPVFQIAAHEKHISLDELYEACKVALEICNEKSPVARVIARPFIGKNGDYTRTSNRHDFSVLPSGKTLLDELKENKLDVISIGKISDIFAGQGITKNKGSNKDNLDGILKTIAAIEEDTKGLIFTNLVDFDAKYGHRRNAFGYKEALEEFDNYLPKIISKMKDSDLLIITADHGCDPTFKGTDHTREYIPILAYSKNIKSGNIGIRESFSDIAATIKKILLEKEEKNSFIK
- a CDS encoding thymidine phosphorylase, encoding MRAVDIIQDKRDGKILSKEEISFLLDGYLKGEIPDYQMSSFLMAVYFKGMSKEELKVFTEKMVNSGEIIKFEGVNKFLIDKHSTGGVGDKTTIALAGLFASFDIGTAKLSGRGLGHTGGTIDKFESIEGFTFPQTKEELICMTNTTGTGVMGASSKIVPLDKKIYALRDVTATVQSIPLIASSIMSKKLAVHADGLILDVKVGSGAFMKNIEEARKLAKSMLDIGESFGRKVAAILTNMDEPLGLAVGNSNEVIEAIETLKGKGPEDFTELVETLTAMALMIKGDVKDLETGKLKVKEVIESGKAIKYLKDFIKYAGGNPDLTDDYSLLPLAKNEFLVKADCNGWVKGIEAEKVGKAGMVLGAGRATKEDIIDHSVGVILNKKTGDKVKIGDVIAKLQYNDNKNLDSSINFIKEAFEISKEKAIPKKVIFEIHTVNI
- the cdd gene encoding cytidine deaminase; translated protein: MNEDQILSYIDEAIKVRSKAYAKYSNFKVGAILIDNKDNMYKGVNVENSSYGLSNCAERSAIFSAVSGGMKNIKVLCVVGDTSNPISPCGACRQVIKEFSNDETVIILSNLKKEYKVYNIEELLPYGFKL
- a CDS encoding Crp/Fnr family transcriptional regulator; translated protein: MNIDDYIYNNHLSHIITPKIKSKIFIKNYSPNEIILNSHNKVNNIYFIVKGKVEISYITSSGKHLFLNSLEKGDFFGDVEYVNKCNTIYDVSAIGDTTIILLPFNIIDIFLNDNVYFWKLLCIETNKKILDTNHIVIANKSLNLKSLLVNYIIQNNFKIYFDSLKELSIKLNSSYRNLTRVIKYLLKENIIIKTKHSIIVIDKEKFLDLAEEL